From Cronobacter turicensis z3032, the proteins below share one genomic window:
- the gltI gene encoding Glutamate/aspartate periplasmic-binding protein, translating to MNGVSGAAIKELDMQLRKLTAAMLVMGLSAGLAHAEDASGGQSTLDKIKANGVIVVGHRESSVPFSYYDNQQKVVGYSQDYSNAIVEAVKKQLNKPDLQVKMIPITSQNRIPLLQNGTFDFECGSTTNNLERQKQAAFSDTIFVVGTRLLVKKGGPIKDFPDLKGKAVVVTSGTTSEVLLHKLNDEKKMDMRIISAKDHGDSFRTLESGRAVAFMMDDALLAGERAKAKKQDNWEIVGTPQSKEAYGCMLRKGDESFKKLVDDTIAQAQTSGEAAKWFDKWFKNPIPPKNLNLNFELSDDMKALFKEPNDKALN from the coding sequence ATCAATGGCGTTTCTGGCGCCGCGATAAAGGAGTTGGATATGCAGTTACGTAAACTGACCGCAGCAATGCTGGTAATGGGTCTGAGCGCAGGTCTGGCCCATGCGGAAGACGCAAGCGGCGGTCAAAGCACGCTGGATAAAATCAAAGCTAACGGCGTTATCGTCGTCGGCCATCGCGAATCCTCAGTTCCTTTCTCCTATTACGACAACCAGCAAAAAGTGGTCGGCTATTCGCAGGATTACTCCAACGCTATCGTTGAAGCCGTGAAGAAACAGCTCAACAAGCCGGATTTACAGGTCAAAATGATCCCGATTACGTCGCAGAACCGCATCCCGCTGCTGCAAAACGGCACCTTTGATTTCGAATGCGGCTCCACCACCAATAACCTGGAGCGCCAGAAACAGGCCGCGTTCTCTGACACCATTTTCGTCGTGGGCACCCGCCTGCTGGTGAAAAAAGGCGGGCCGATTAAAGATTTCCCGGACCTGAAAGGCAAGGCGGTCGTCGTGACCTCCGGCACCACTTCGGAAGTGTTGCTGCATAAGCTTAACGACGAGAAGAAAATGGATATGCGTATCATCAGCGCCAAAGATCACGGCGACTCCTTCCGCACGCTGGAAAGCGGCCGAGCGGTGGCGTTTATGATGGATGACGCCCTGCTGGCGGGCGAACGTGCGAAAGCGAAGAAACAGGATAACTGGGAAATCGTCGGCACGCCGCAATCCAAAGAAGCCTACGGCTGCATGTTGCGTAAAGGCGACGAGTCATTCAAAAAACTGGTAGACGATACTATCGCCCAGGCGCAGACCTCCGGCGAAGCGGCGAAATGGTTTGATAAGTGGTTTAAAAACCCGATTCCGCCGAAAAATCTTAACCTGAACTTTGAGCTTTCCGACGACATGAAAGCCCTGTTCAAAGAGCCTAACGATAAAGCGCTTAACTAA
- the gltL gene encoding Glutamate/aspartate transport ATP-binding protein gltL, producing MAVGQLAEEKDCIMITLKNVSKWYGHFQVLTDCSTTVKKGEVVVVCGPSGSGKSTLIKTVNGLEPVQQGEIVVNGTRVNDKKTNLAQLRSHVGMVFQHFELFPHLSIIENLTLAQIKVLKRDKAAAREKGLKLLERVGLSAHANKFPSQLSGGQQQRVAIARALCMDPVAMLFDEPTSALDPEMINEVLDVMVELAQEGMTMMVVTHEMGFARKVAHRVIFMDEGKIVEDSPKEEFFANPKSERAKDFLAKILH from the coding sequence ATCGCTGTTGGTCAGCTGGCTGAAGAAAAGGACTGTATAATGATTACCCTGAAAAACGTTTCAAAATGGTATGGTCACTTTCAGGTGCTTACCGACTGCTCCACGACCGTGAAAAAAGGCGAAGTCGTGGTGGTGTGCGGCCCTTCCGGCTCCGGCAAATCGACGCTGATTAAAACTGTCAACGGCCTTGAACCTGTTCAGCAGGGCGAGATCGTCGTCAACGGTACCAGGGTTAACGACAAAAAAACCAATCTGGCACAGTTGCGCTCCCACGTCGGCATGGTGTTCCAGCATTTCGAGCTGTTCCCGCATCTGTCCATTATTGAAAACCTGACGCTCGCGCAGATCAAAGTACTTAAGCGCGATAAAGCGGCGGCCCGTGAAAAAGGCCTGAAGCTGCTGGAGCGCGTCGGGCTGTCCGCGCATGCCAATAAATTTCCGTCGCAGCTCTCCGGCGGCCAGCAGCAGCGTGTGGCGATTGCCCGCGCACTCTGCATGGATCCGGTCGCGATGCTGTTCGACGAACCCACCTCGGCGCTTGATCCAGAAATGATCAATGAGGTGCTGGACGTGATGGTCGAGCTGGCGCAAGAAGGGATGACCATGATGGTGGTCACGCATGAGATGGGCTTTGCGCGTAAAGTGGCGCATCGCGTTATTTTTATGGACGAAGGCAAGATTGTGGAAGACTCGCCGAAAGAAGAGTTCTTCGCTAACCCGAAATCGGAACGCGCGAAAGACTTCCTCGCCAAAATCCTCCACTAA
- the gltK gene encoding Glutamate/aspartate transport system permease protein gltK, which produces MMYEFDWGSIVPSMPYLLAGLVITLKITVTAVIFGIVWGTLLAVMRLSAFKPFAWFATAYVNVFRSIPLVMVLLWFYLIVPGILQDVLGISPKTDIRLISAMVAFSMFEAAYYSEIIRAGIQSISRGQSSAALALGMTHWQSMKLIILPQAFRAMVPLLLTQGIVLFQDTSLVYVLSLADFFRTASTIGERDGTQVEMILFAGAVYFVISLSASLLVSWLKKRTV; this is translated from the coding sequence ATAATGTACGAATTTGACTGGGGATCGATTGTCCCCTCCATGCCTTATCTGCTGGCAGGGCTGGTGATCACCTTAAAAATCACCGTTACCGCCGTCATCTTCGGTATCGTCTGGGGCACGCTGCTGGCTGTGATGCGGCTTTCCGCGTTTAAACCGTTTGCCTGGTTTGCTACCGCTTATGTCAACGTGTTTCGCTCTATTCCGCTAGTCATGGTGCTGCTGTGGTTCTACCTGATTGTGCCGGGGATTTTGCAGGATGTACTGGGGATCTCGCCGAAAACCGACATCCGTTTGATTTCCGCGATGGTGGCGTTCTCGATGTTTGAAGCCGCCTATTATTCGGAAATTATCCGCGCCGGTATTCAGAGCATCTCACGCGGTCAGTCGAGCGCCGCGCTGGCGCTCGGGATGACGCACTGGCAATCCATGAAGCTGATTATCCTGCCGCAGGCGTTTCGCGCGATGGTGCCGCTGCTACTCACCCAGGGCATCGTGCTGTTCCAGGATACCTCGCTCGTTTATGTGCTGAGCCTTGCGGATTTCTTCCGCACCGCGTCCACCATCGGCGAGCGCGACGGCACGCAGGTTGAGATGATCCTGTTTGCAGGCGCCGTTTACTTTGTCATTAGTTTAAGTGCATCGCTGTTGGTCAGCTGGCTGAAGAAAAGGACTGTATAA
- the gltJ gene encoding Glutamate/aspartate transport system permease protein gltJ: protein MSIDWNWGIFLQDAPFGNTTYLGWLWSGFQVTVALSISAWIIAFLVGSLFGILRTVPNRFLSALGTCYVELFRNVPLIVQFFTWYLVVPELLPEDLGMWFKAELDPNVQFFLSSMICLGLFTAARVCEQVRAAIQSLPRGQKNAGLAMGLTLPQTYRYVLLPNAYRVIVPPMTSEMMNLVKNSAIASTIGLVDMAAQAGKLLDYSAHAWESFTAITLAYVFINTVIMVVMNLVERKVRLPGNMGSK, encoded by the coding sequence ATGTCTATAGACTGGAACTGGGGCATCTTTCTGCAGGATGCGCCGTTCGGCAACACCACCTATTTAGGCTGGCTATGGAGTGGCTTCCAGGTGACCGTCGCGCTGTCGATAAGCGCCTGGATAATCGCGTTCCTGGTCGGTTCCCTGTTTGGCATCCTGCGCACCGTGCCTAACCGTTTTCTCTCCGCCCTTGGTACCTGCTACGTCGAGCTTTTCCGCAACGTTCCGCTGATCGTTCAGTTCTTCACCTGGTATCTGGTGGTGCCGGAACTGCTGCCGGAAGATCTCGGCATGTGGTTTAAAGCGGAGCTCGATCCTAACGTGCAGTTCTTCCTCTCCTCGATGATCTGCCTCGGGCTATTTACCGCCGCTCGCGTGTGTGAACAGGTGCGCGCCGCGATACAGTCGCTGCCGCGCGGCCAGAAAAACGCCGGCCTTGCGATGGGGCTGACGCTGCCGCAAACCTATCGCTACGTACTGCTGCCCAACGCCTACCGCGTAATTGTGCCGCCGATGACCTCCGAGATGATGAACCTGGTGAAAAACTCGGCCATCGCCTCAACCATCGGTCTGGTGGATATGGCGGCGCAGGCAGGCAAACTGCTCGACTACTCCGCTCACGCCTGGGAATCTTTTACGGCCATCACCCTTGCCTATGTGTTTATCAACACGGTCATCATGGTAGTGATGAATCTGGTGGAACGTAAAGTTCGCCTGCCGGGCAATATGGGGAGCAAATAA